From the Streptobacillus felis genome, one window contains:
- the hpf gene encoding ribosome hibernation-promoting factor, HPF/YfiA family — protein sequence MKIIISGKQLEMTEPIKEYVESKISKITKYLENINETHVTLTVEPTKSEGKIYKAIATVYAPNKTLRQEESDPDLYAAIDNLSSGLERQVRKYKEKMKDRTE from the coding sequence ATGAAAATAATTATTAGTGGTAAACAATTAGAAATGACAGAACCTATTAAGGAATATGTTGAAAGTAAAATTTCCAAAATTACTAAGTATCTAGAAAATATTAATGAAACTCATGTAACATTAACTGTTGAACCTACAAAATCTGAAGGTAAAATATATAAAGCAATTGCTACAGTTTATGCACCAAATAAAACACTTAGACAAGAAGAAAGTGATCCAGATTTATATGCTGCTATAGATAATTTATCATCAGGATTAGAAAGACAAGTTAGAAAATATAAAGAAAAAATGAAAGATAGAACAGAATAA
- a CDS encoding ABC transporter ATP-binding protein, with protein MLELKDVGKTYVTKAEKIEVLKDINFKFENGDFFSIQGKSGSGKTTLLNILGLLDFPTEGEVFIDGEKVLNNKLTDLRRKKVGFVFQFHYLLNEFTALENVMIPALVDGKNRKKEIEEKAKKILEEVGLKERINHKPNELSGGEKQRVAIARALINEPEIILADEPTGNLDYETSNLINELFVNLNKKGQGIIIVTHSIELANLAKVKYKIENGKLKQI; from the coding sequence ATGCTTGAATTAAAAGATGTAGGTAAAACATATGTAACTAAAGCTGAAAAAATAGAAGTATTAAAGGATATAAATTTTAAATTTGAAAATGGTGATTTTTTTTCTATACAGGGTAAATCTGGTAGTGGTAAGACAACTTTATTAAATATTTTAGGATTACTTGATTTTCCAACTGAGGGTGAAGTATTTATAGATGGAGAAAAAGTACTGAATAATAAATTGACAGATTTAAGAAGGAAAAAAGTTGGTTTTGTTTTTCAATTTCACTATTTATTAAATGAATTTACTGCACTAGAAAATGTGATGATACCAGCATTAGTTGATGGTAAAAATAGAAAAAAAGAAATAGAAGAAAAAGCAAAAAAAATATTAGAAGAGGTTGGTTTAAAAGAAAGAATTAATCACAAACCAAATGAACTTTCAGGTGGAGAAAAACAAAGAGTTGCTATTGCGAGAGCTTTAATAAATGAACCTGAAATTATTCTTGCTGATGAACCTACAGGAAATTTAGATTATGAAACTAGTAATTTGATTAATGAACTATTTGTGAATTTAAATAAAAAAGGGCAAGGAATAATAATAGTTACTCATAGTATAGAGCTAGCTAATTTGGCCAAAGTAAAATATAAGATAGAAAATGGTAAATTAAAACAAATTTAA
- a CDS encoding helix-turn-helix domain-containing protein — protein sequence MQLKINDRIKIEMYLRKGKSIKYISELIGVSYHTILREITNRRVLKFNSRLPYGHISTIDEHNCDILKKQPVVCNKCPRFHKNNCTHDFVVYDSIKANEIYLEGKKKKSTPKRDKFLKLVEKYIKRGQP from the coding sequence ATGCAATTAAAAATTAATGATAGAATTAAAATTGAAATGTATTTAAGAAAAGGTAAATCAATAAAATATATTTCAGAATTAATAGGGGTTTCTTATCACACAATACTTAGAGAGATTACCAATAGAAGGGTACTAAAATTTAATTCTAGATTACCATATGGACATATTTCAACAATTGATGAACATAATTGTGACATATTAAAGAAACAACCTGTAGTTTGTAATAAGTGCCCTAGATTTCATAAAAATAATTGTACCCATGATTTTGTTGTTTATGATTCTATTAAGGCTAATGAAATATATTTAGAAGGTAAAAAGAAAAAAAGTACACCAAAAAGAGATAAATTTCTTAAATTAGTTGAAAAATATATAAAAAGAGGTCAACCAA